Proteins from a genomic interval of Osmia bicornis bicornis chromosome 11, iOsmBic2.1, whole genome shotgun sequence:
- the LOC114877004 gene encoding uncharacterized protein CFAP97D2-like, producing the protein MSYQRKNSSTLSSWKYKAYERHRSKVKHATCAIDVKPPKDRPHVFFNAKGLQLEKEKQDRIMRDNFILLKKLRDIMHRKRTTEENHRLRWDESRCIRTR; encoded by the exons ATGTCGTACCAGAGGAAAAATTCTTCCACTCTGTCCAGTTGGAAGTACAAAGCCTATGAACGACACCGTTCGAAG GTAAAGCATGCCACGTGCGCGATCGACGTGAAGCCTCCGAAAGACAGACCGCACGTTTTCTTCAACGCGAAGGGCTTACAATTGGAGAAAGAGAAGCAAGATCGAATCATGAGAGACAATTTCATTCTTCTAAAAAAATTGCGCGATATCATGCACCGGAAACGAACCACAGAAGAGAATCACAGACTCAGATGGGACGAGTCCAGATGCATCAGAACTCGTTGA